A stretch of DNA from Flexistipes sp.:
CGGGAGGTAAAATCTAAAAGCCTCTTTGACTATCTTAAAACAGCGGATTTAATACTTTACAGGCCATATCACGATTTCGGATTAATTGGCAATTTTATCCGGCAAGCTGCTGAAGATCATAACGTTTTAAGTATAAAGATGACCCTTTACAGAGCTAATGAAAATTCAAAAATTATTGAATCGCTGGCAAAAGCAGCAAAAAACGGTAAGCATGTCTGTGTTATCATAGAACTAAAAGCCCGATTTGATGAAGAAAGAAATGTGGAGTGGGCAAAACGTCTTGAAAATGCAGGCTGTATCGTAACATACGGTTTTATGGATTTGAAGGTTCATGCAAAAGCACTTCTGATAGTCAGAAAAGAAAACGGAAAAATTCAGCGCTATGTCCATATGTCAACGGGCAATTACAATGAAAAAACAGCCAGGTTGTACACTGATATTGATTATCTGACCACGGATAAGCAAATTGCCGAAGAAACTGTTAATCTGTTTAATTATCTGATGGGTTATTCGGATGTATATAAATGGAAATTAACAGAAGGTACGGAACAAAAGATCACCACAGCGCCAAACAGTTTAAGAGAAAAATTAATGGAACTTATCGATGAAGAAATAAAAAACGCCAGAAAAGGGAAAAAAGGGCATATTATTGCAAAAATAAATTCCTTATACGACAAAGAACTCACCTTAAAACTTTATGAAGCCTCCTCAGCAGGTGTAAAAATAGAATTGATAGTAAGAGGTATATGTTCTTTAAGACCTCAGGTTAAGGGTTTAAGTGAAAATATTAGCGTAAAAAGTATAGTCGGCCGATTTCTTGAGCATCCCAGAGTTTTATACTTTTTATCATCCGGTTCACATAAAGTTTTTATTTCCACTGCAGACTGGATGGTAAGAAATCTGGACAGAAGAGTGGAACTTTTGACAGAGATCGAAGATAAAGGAAGTAAAATATTTTTACAAAAATTACTGCAGGATAACCTAAATGACCGGGCAAAATCATGGTATATGAAAGATGACAGGTATTTTAAAATAAAACAAAAAGAAAAAACGGAATATAATTATCAGGAAGAATACCTAATCGGGATAAATGAAATTTTGGATTAATACTTTAAATTTTTAAATTCTAAAATGTGTATCTTGTTTCCCAAAAAGTTATTATTTTACTTAATGTGAATGTCAGTATAAAATATAAGAGGGTTATTACTATCCAGATTTCCATAGTAAGAAACGTTGCAGACATAAGCTCCAATCCCTGAAATGTCAGTTCCGGAACTGCAATAACGGATACGATGGCCGAATCTTTTATTGTTGAAACAAACTGGGACGCAAGGGGAGGCAGAATCCTTCTGAAGGCCTGTGGCAGAATGACATATCTGATAACTTTATACTTATTCATGCCAAGAGCATACGCTGACTCAACCTGGTTTTTTGGAACAGACATAATCCCCGATTTTACAATTTCAGATATGTACGCCGCCTCGTAAACAGTCAAAGCGAGCACTCCTGAAAAAAAAGATGACATGATAGGCAGCGGAGCAAAAATAAATTCTGCAAAATTTCTGAAATTTTCCCCCATACTTCGCATGATACTGTCGATATGCAGTAAATTAAAAAGCTGGTCACCTATAAAAAAATACGAGATGAAAATTAAAACAATAGGAGGAATATTTCTATGCACCTCAACAAAAGTAATAGAAATGAGATTACGAAAAAGTTTGTTACTGGATCTCAGGATTCCCAGAACAGTGCCGAGGATAGTGGCAAATATTATAGACCACACACTGAGTTTGATTGTATAGAATATCCCCTGCATAAAAACGCCGGGGTGGATTGAACCTTTTTCAATGTAGAAAAAGTGGGGGAAGATCTCCCCCCACTGCCAGTCATACATAAGGTAACTGTGTACTTTCCAGAGGAAAGCAGCAATAAGAAAAAACAGCAAACCCAGAAAGAAAAAATCAAATAAGGTAAATCTGATTTTACCCGTTCTTATCATTCAAAGGCTCCTACTTGATTCTCTCTTCCCATTTCCTCGTTTCAAACCAGTATTTATACCTTTCTTTTAACCAGCCGGAATCCCAATTAAGCCGAATCCAGCTGTTGAATACATTCAACGTGTCTATATCCCCTTTTCTGACGGCAAAAGCTATAGGCTCCTTTGTGAAATTTTCATCAATTGGCACATAAAGTCTGTCCGGATATTTGACCGCCTGAAAGTGCGGAAGCGGAGCCGATGCCACCATTGCATGAGCCCTTCCCACAAGTACTTCCTGAACAGCCTGTGATTCGGAATCAAAAAGTTTCAGTTTGGCTTTTGGCAGATGTTTTCTGGCGGCAACTTCAGCAGTTGTCCCCAGTCTGGCAGCAATTATCATATCCTCTTTATTGAAATCACTGATTTCATCCATCCCCTTGGCATTTATTTTACTTGCCACTATAGACATACCGGAATATTCGTAAGGGATGGTAAAATTGACCTTAAGGTTTCTCTTAGGAGTAATGCTCATACCGCCTATGATTACGTCATACTTTCCTGTCAGCAGTGCCGGTATGATGCCGGACCATTTGGTTGGAATAAATTCAACTTTAACTCCCAAGTCATTGGCCAGCTTTTTAGCAACATCAATTTCAAAACCTATGAATTCACCGTCTTTGGCTTTCATCGCCCACGGCACAAAAGTGGAAAAACCCACTTTTAAAACACCTCTTTGAATAACCTTTTCAATTGTGCTCTCATTGCTCAGTTTCTCCCTGACCGATTCGGCAAAAACCGGTGAAGAAATAGCAAAAATCATACTGAAAATAATCAGAGACTGAAAAATACGTCTAAACATACCGTCCTCCTTTTTTATTCGTACACCTTCATATTAACAAATTTCACCAAAATGGATAACATTAAGTTAATCAACAGATATATACCTGCAACCGTAAACCATATTTCAAAAACCAGATAAGTCTCGCTTACAAGTCTCTGAGCCTGCATTGTCATATCATAAATAGATATGGTACTGACAAGGGCAGAATCCTTAACCAGTGCTATCATCTGGCTTGTTAAAGGCGGTGCTGCCAGCCTTAAAGCCTGCGGCAGTATAATGTACCGCATACGCTGATAGAAATTCATGCCCAGACTCATCGATGATTCAAACTGCTCTTTTCCTACGGAAAGTATAGAACCCCTGATAATTTCGGATATATATGCACCCTCAAACAAACTCAGAGCTATAACCCCTGAATAAAAGGCATTGATGCCAAAAGGTGGCGCTATAACAAAATATACGAAAAAAAGCTGAATAATAAGGGGTGTGTTTCTGATAATGAGAATGTAGCCGCGTGCTATAAAATTACCGGAAAAGGATTCTGTCATCCTGAGAATGGCAGTAAAGAAACCCAGTAAAATCGCCAGGATAAGGCTTACGGACGATATTTTAAGAGTTATTCCAAGCCCCTGGATAATGGGACCGAATACCAGCCGGCCGTTTTCATAGGTATATAAAAATTCTTTGATTCTGTAAAACTGCCAGTTATAGCCTATACGCTGAGACAGGAAAATTACTGCTGCAACAATTAAAAACAGAAAAACAGCAAATTTTAAAATATCAATGAGTTTATACTTATAAAGAATCTGTTACTCCTATAACAATACTAAGCAGAACTGCAAATATTAGAGATTCCTCGGTTCCACTTCGTTCCACTCGGAATGACAATTTTTACGGTTTAGGTACAAAAAATTGTCGTTTAGATTAAAAACGATATATTAAACGAATATGTAAATATGCTTAAAAATTTATTAGTTTAACTTCCTCTTCAAGCAATATCCCTTTCTGATTATAAACTGTATCTTTTACATATTTAATAAGTCTGTAAATATCCAAACTGGTAGCATTGCCTTTATTTACAATAAAATTAGCGTGTTTCTCCGAAACCTCTGCATCACCGATTCGCAACCCTTTGAGCCCGCACGATTCAATAAGCGTACCAGCATAATTGTTCTCGGGTCTTTTAAAAACGGAACCGCAGGAGCAGGATTCCACAGGTTGCTTTTCATCCCTTTTTGACGCTGTTAAATCAATCTTTTTTTTCAGTGACAAAGGATCTGCATATTTAAGCAAAAACTCTGCACTAAGAACTATATATCCATCCAGTGAAGATTTTCTGTAACCGAATTCAATTTCTCCTCTGCTTAATGTTAGTACCCTCCCTTCACTGTCCAAAACTTCCACTTTCTCTAAATTATCTGAAATATCGCTGCCGAAAGCACCGGCATTCATTAAGCAGGACCCTCCTGTAGAACCGGGTATACCGTAAAGATTTTCCAGACCGGCAAGTCCGGATAAAGCAGTAAATTCTATCAAACAATGCAGAGGAACCCCCGCCCCGCAAATCACACGCTGACGGCTTCTTACAATCCACCTGTTTAAACCTGCAAGTACAATAACAAGACCGTCAAACAAGTCATCGCTGAAAAGAACATTTGAACCGGCACCGATAAGTGTATATGAAACCCCTTTTTTCCGCCGCCATTCTAAAATACCTGACAGTTCCTGGGCGGTTTCCGGACAGGCAAGATAACGTGCAGTTCCGCCGGCCCGGTAAAAATAATAATCCTTTAAAAACACATTTTCGCTGATTAGCTTCATTTACCCTTACTTATTCTCGTATTTTCAAGTGCATTTCTGCAATCACACTTTCTGTTTTCAACAGCATTAATATCAAGATTCAGGATAATTCGTTTCAGTTTATCTTCACTCTTTTTCACCGTTTCCACCACTTCATCCGCAGTCAATTTGTTACGGGAAATACCGGCTGCATCATTGGCGACAACACTGATATTAACATAGCAGATTTCCGCCTCTCTTGCCAGTGAGCACTCGGGAAACAGTGTCATTCCCACAATATCAGCACCCATTCCTTTGAAAGCTTTGATTTCAGCTGCCGTTTCCATTCTCGGTCCGTTAGTACAGATATATACACCTTTGTCTGAAAAATTCAATCCGGACGAAGCGCAGCTTTCTTTGACTGCCTTTCTGAGCTCTGGACAAAACGGTTCAGTTATATCTATATGATGTATATTACCCTTGGTTGCAAAGGTATGATTTCTGCCGTTTGTGAAATCGATGGCATTATCTGAAATGACGATATCCCCGGGATTCAGGTCTGCGCTAATTCCTCCAACTGCTGCAAATGAAAGTATTGCATCCACTCCTGCTTTTTTGAAGGCTGAGATATTTGCCCTGTAATTCACCAAATGAGGCGGGAATTCATGACCGGCACCATGTCTTGCCAGAAAATAATACCTGTTACCATAATACTCATAAATCTTAAACGCAGCCGAAGGTTCACCGTAATCGGTGTCAATTTTTTCCTCACCGGTATAATTAAAAGCTTCAATAGAATATAAACCGCTTCCGCCAATAATACCGATCTTCATAAAACCTCCTTTTTAGTTCAAAGTTCAAGATTCATGGTTCAACGTTCAAGACGTAAGACGTGACACGTAAAACGTGAGACATACTATCAACCACCTCAACTTACTCAACCTCTACCTCTACCTTTACCTTTACCTCTACCTCTTCACTCCCTCCCTATCTCCCTCACTTAACGCTTAATGCTTAATACTGTTATATTTTTGGCTTTGGCAAATTCCAGTTTTTTGTAATGGAAATCATTCGTATTGCAATAACAGCAGCAGCCGAAATAAAAACATTTATATCCGGCACAATATTTAAAATATCCAGGCAGACAAAAATCAGCCCACCGGCAATACATGCAGAGGCATATATCTCCCTCTGAAGCACAAGAGGAACTTCACCCTGCAGAACGTCCCTCATCATCCCCCCTGCAGTAGCAGTCATAACACCGAGAAAAACGGCGCCGAAATAACCTATATCAAATTTCAATCCCACTGAAATTCCGATGACAGTAAATGTTCCAAGACCGATTGCATCCATTATCAACAGAAGCTTAAAACGTCTCTCAACATACCTGTGGAAGAAAAAGACAAGCAAACCGGCAGTTATCGAAACAAAAAAGTAGGTAATATCCCGGAATATAAAAGGCGGAACCCTTCCCACAAGCACATCTCTGATTGTACCGCCGCCCACTGCGGTAACGGTAGCCAAAACAAGTATGCCGTATAAATCCATCTTTTTTCGTACCGCAGCTATTGCACCGCTGACGGCAAAAGCAAATGTGCCCAATAAGTCAAAAACATATAATACAGTCACATCAAACCTTTTCCAGCTTGATTTCCTTGTCGGAAAGTCCGGAGAGGTGCTCATCGTGCGTAACGAGTATAACGGTAACGCCTTCCTCATTAAGTTTCTTAAACAGTTCAAAAACACCGTAACTGTTTTTCCTGTCAAGGTTTCCGGTGGGTTCATCGGCAAGAATCAGTTTGGGATTATTCATCAGAGCACGTGCAACTGCAACCCTCTGTTGCTCTCCTCCTGAAAGCTCCATAGGATAGTGACTTTCCCTGTCGCTCATTCCCACCTTTTCCAGAATCTCCGCAGCCCTCTTTGCCGCCTCATTTTTTGATATTTTGCCAATCAAGGCGGGCATCATGACATTTTCAATGGCAGTAAAGTCGTTAAGGAGGTAATGAAACTGAAAAACAAACCCCACTTCGTTATTCCTATAACTGTCAAGTCCGGTATTTTTTTGTTTATAAACAGCTTCACCTTCAAAATTGACAATACCGGAATCCGGTCTTTCCAGTCCTCCGATAATATGAAGCAGTGTTGACTTACCCACTCCAGACGGGCCCACAATTGAAATAAACTGCCCCTTCTCAACGCTCAGATTAAAATCACTAAGCACATTGATGACAGCCGGCCCCTTTTTAAATGTCTTATTAATATTTATCAGCTCAACCAAATAACCGCTCATCATTCATTCCTCAACGCTTCGATAGGATCCATCTTTGCAGCCTGCCTTGCAGGGATAATAGATGAAATAAATGTGATAAAAATAGCACAAACGGTAACTAACAGAAAAATTTCGGGAACTATTTTTATAGGAATACTGTCCATATAGTACACATCAGCCGGAAGCTCTATCAGTTTGTAACGTTTTAAAACAAAACATATTGCATAAGCGATAATATTCCCGAAAACAGTACCCACAACACCTATATATAAGCCCTGCTTTATGAAAATGTTTTTAATCAATTTTTCAGAAGCACCCATGGCTCTTATTATAGCAATATCACGTTTTTTATCCTTAACCGTCATCGTAATAAGACTGATCACGTTAAAAGATGCAACTACGATTATTAACGTTAATATAACAAACATGGCGGCCTTTTCCAGCTTTAGTGCAGAAAAAAGATTCTGGTTCATACTCAGCCAGTCTCTTGCCCAAAAAGGAAAACCCAGTTTGTTTTCAATTTTTTCGGCAATTTCTCCGGCATTATCGAAATTTTTTACTTTCACACTAAAACCGGAAATGTTATCTCCCATTTGCATAAAATCCTGAATATCGTGTAAATTAACATAGGCAAGTGAATTATTATACTCATACATCCCTGTATCAAAAACACCTGCAACCTGAAACTTTTTCATCTTCGGAGTAAAGCCGAACGGTCCCTTTTTGCCAAACGGTGAAACCACAACAATCTCTTCTCCTATACTTGTTGAAAGACTGTTTGCCAAAGCTTTCCCGAGAATAATCGGTGGCTTAGCCGTTGTATTATCACTTTTTAAATCAAAATTTCCCCTCTTCATATATTTACCGATATTTGAAGATTCTATCTCTCTTTTTCCTATTACCCCCCTTAAAACAACTCCACTGACACGATCTTCACTTGTAAGCAGTACCTGACTAATAATGAAAGGGGAAACGCCTACAACATTATCCGTTTTTGCAATTTCTTCCGTCGTTGCTTTCCAGTTATCAATTGCACTGCCGTCAATTTTATTGACAATAATATGGGAATTTGCTCCAAGGATTTTCTGTTTGAGATTATCTTCAAAACCTATCATCACGTTAATAACGACGATAAGAGTTGCCACACCGAGGACAATTCCTATTATGGAAATCAAAGATATAAAAGAGAGTACCTTCGTCTCTTTTTTAGATTTAAGATACCTGTAGGCCAGAAAATTGCTGATTTTCATAAAATAAAATTACTCCCATTCAATGGTTGCCGGCGGTTTGGAACTGATATCGTAAACAACCCTGTTAATCCCCTGAACTTCGTTAATAATTCTGTTTGATATAGATCCCAGAACCTCATAAGGAATTCTTGACCAATCGGCAGTCATACCGTCAACACTGGAAACAGCCCTGAATGCAAGGACATTTTCATATGTTCTGTTATCCCCCATAACTCCCACCGACTGAACAGGAAGCAATACGGAAAATGCCTGCCATATTTCATTGTAAAGACCGGCCCCTTTTATTTCATTTATAGCTATGGCATCAGCCAGCCTCAGTATCGCAAGTCTGTCCTCTGTAACCTCTCCTAAAATTCTGATAGCAAGCCCCGGTCCCGGAAACGGGTGGCGCATAATCATCTTCTCGGGGATTCCCAGCTCAAGACCTACTTTCCTCACCTCGTCCTTAAACAGTTCCCGGAGTGGCTCAATGAGACTGAAATTCATCCTTTCCGGCAGCCCGCCTACATTGTGGTGTGTTTTTATAGTGGCAGAGGGACCCTTAAATGAAACAGATTCTATAACATCAGGGTAAAGCGTACCCTGTGCCAGAAACTCAAACGGGCCGTGTTTTCTTGCTTCCTCTTCAAAAACCTCAATAAAAGTGTTTCCTATTTTTTTTCGTTTTTCTTCGGGATCGGTTACACCTTTCAAAACATTTAGAAACCGTTTTCTTGCATCCACATGGACAAGATTTATACTGAAACTGTCTCTGAAAGTTTTTACAACATCATCAGCTTCATCTTTACGGAGAAGACCGTTATCCACAAACACACATGTAAGGTTGCTTCCTATTGCTTCATGCAAAAGTACGGCAACTACTGATGAATCTACACCACCGCTCAAAGCGCATAAAACCCTTTTATCTCCCACAGTTTCACGTATTTTATCAATCTCGGTGTGGATAAAATTACCGGAAGTCCATATCTGCTTGCAGCCGCAGATATCAACAACAAAGTTTCTGAAAATTTCACTCCCCCTGGGAGTGTGAACAACTTCCGGATGAAACTGGATAGCATAAAAAGGCCTGGAAATGTGTTTCATAGCTGCAATCGGTGCATTTTTCGTATAACCAATCACAGAAAAGTTCTCAGGCATACTGTCAAGCTTATCACCATGGCTCATCCAAACTGTAATTTTACCCTCGGAGGAAACCCCTCTGAATAAATCTGTATCATTACTTATATGCAATTCGCTTCTGCCGTATTCCCTTTCAACTGATCGGGAAACAACTCCCCCGAAGTGTTTACATATAATCTGCATCCCATAGCAGATACCCAGCACAGGAATCCCCATATCGAAAATCCTTTCGTCAACCTGAGGGGAATCCTCTGCATAAACACTCCCCGGACCCCCTGACAGGATAATACCCTTGGGCTCAAACTCCTCTATTTTGCTGAAATCTACGGTACAGGGGTGTATTTCACAGTAAACACGCGCCTCTCTTATCCTTCTCGCTATCAACTGTGTATACTGGGAACCAAAATCCAGTATTAGAATCTTTTCGTCATGAATATTCATTTATCACCTTTTGCTTTCTAACTTTCGTTATGTTGAAATCCAGTAATTGGGAGATTCCTTGGTTATAATAACATCATGCACATGACTCTCTTTAAGTCCGGAACCTGTAATTTTTACAAATTTTGCATTTTTGCGGAGATTTTCGATATTTTCACTTCCAGTATATCCCATTCCTGAGCGCAATCCGCCCATAAGCTGATAAATAGTATGGCTTATATCCCCTTTATAATGTACACGCCCTTCTATTCCTTCCGGCACAAATTTGGCTTCGGATGATTTTTCATCCTGAAAATATCTGTCTTTACTGCCGCTGCTCATTGCTCCAACCGAACCCATTCCACGGTAAACCTTATAACTTCTGCCCTGCAACAACTCAATTTCCCCCGGAGACTCTGTGGTACCGGCAAAGAGTGAGCCTATCATAACCACATTGGCTCCGGCGGCCAATGCTTTGACTATATCACCGGAATATTTTACTCCGCCGTCCGCTATTATAGGAATATTGTATTTTTCAGCCACAGAAGCACAATCCATAACAGCAGTAATCTGTGGGACACCAACACCGGCAACAACCCTTGTGGTACAGATGGAGCCCGGGCCTATACCCACTTTCACACAGTCAACACCGGCTTTGATGAGATCCAGCGTTGCCTCGGGAGTGGCAACATTACCTGCAACAAGCTGCAGATCGGGATATTTTTTCTTGATAAGACGCACCGTTTCATTAACTTTACTCGAATGCCCGTGGGCAGTATCAACCACGATAACATCCACATCATTATCAACCAGTGTATCCACTCTTTCCATCGTTTCCACACCGACACCCACAGCTGCGCCCACTCTTAAGCGCCCCAAATCGTCTTTGGTTGCCGAAGGATATTTCAGACGCTTGTTAATGTCTTTTATTGTAATTAGCCCTTTCAGATTATATTTGTCATCGACCACCAGTAATTTTTCAATCCTATGGTTCTGGAGATGCTCCTTTGCCTCATCCAGAGAGGTGCCCACCGAAACCGTCACAAGGTTTTCCTTGGTCATAAAGTTTTTCACAGGCTGATCGTATGCTGTGACAAACCGCAGATCTCTGTTGGTTAAAATTCCCACAAGCTTTTTATTTTTTGTCACAGGAACACCGGAAATTTTAAATTTCGACATTATCTCCAGAGCTTCTTCAACAGTCCTTTCCGGATCTATAGTTATCGGATCGACAATCATACCACTTTCCGATCTTTTAACCTTGTCGACTTCTTCCGCCTGTTCAGCTATACTCATGTTCTTATGAATAAATCCTATTCCACCCTCCTGGGCTATGGAAATGGCCAGTCTGCCTTCTGTAACGGTGTCCATTGCCGCACTCACAAGAGGAATTTCCAAAGTGATTTTTTCTGTCAGCTTGGTACTGAGATCCACATCACGGGGTATAACATCACTTTTACCCGGCGCAAGAAGAACATCATCAAAGGTTAAAGCTTCTTTCAATATTTTTTGATGAAACATTATACAACTCCTATATATTGTTCAAAGTTCAACATTCAAGACGTAAGACTTGAGACGTACTATCACCTATAATCCAAGCACCACTCCACTCCCTAACCACTTCACTCACTCACTACTTCTCTATCTCACTCTCTCCCTACTTCACTCCCTCACTCTCTCACCACTTCGCATCAAAGTCCCCAGTCTCTGCTGTAACGAAAATCAACGCCCACAGTCCTGTCGCTGACTTTGGCAACAACCGGCAGACAGCGCTTAAACTGATTTGCTTTTATCCTTCTGCTGACTTCATCTATAAATTTCTCATCAAAACCCATACGTATCAATTCTTTTTTATTTTTTCTTTTATCAATCATTTCAAACAGCAGCTTATCAGCGTCCTTATAAGAAAAACCAAGCTCTCCCTCATCCGTTTGGTTCTGCCACAAATCTGCTGTTGGATGTTTTTCAATCACTTCTTCCGGAATTCCCATATACTCAGCCAAACCCCAAACTTGCGTTTTATACAGATCACCCACAGGATTCAAAGCTGAAGCCATGTCACCATACCAGGTGCCGTATCCCAGAAGAAGCTCCGTTTTATTGCTTGTTCCCAGGACAAGAGCGCCATGTGCTGCTGATAAATCAAAAAGTGTAACCATCCTCATTCTTGCACATACATTCCCGAATCTCACATTTCCTATATAATGGTCAAAAACATTGAGATACGCATCTGCATATGGGGAAATATCTATTACTTCACAGTTGATACCCAGAAATCCGGCAACTTTTTTCGCATCTTCAAGGCTTTTTGAGCTGCTGGTTTTATAAGGAAGACAGTATGCAAAAACATGATCCTTGCCCAAAGCTTCTACCGCCAGAGCAGCGGAAAGAGCCGAGTCAACCCCGCCGCTCAATCCTATCACAAGGTTATTAAGACCTGTTTTCCCGGTTTCCTCTTTCAAAAAATTAACAAGAACTTCTTTTAATGTCTGATAGCTTACATTCATCATCCGCTCATCTTTGTGTCATATTGGTTTTATATGAAATCCTTAATTTATCCTTTAACACTAAAGGGTTTTTTATCCTTTCCTGTCTGATATTGTCTCTATCCAGCTTTACAATGCATTTATCCTCTTTGAGAAAAGGCAGACTGCATTCGATACTTCCTCCTGCTTTATAAATCTTCGATCCGCCCCAAAAAGTAACACCCTCCTCAACTCCCGCTCTGTTAGCAAAAACAACGGTACTTGTCATGTTAGTGGAAATATATCCGCAGGTATAATCCCATACTTTCTCGGCATAAAAACCGCTTTCTCCAATTCCTCTTAAAGGGCTTCCCGCCGGGATAAAAACCATATCTACATTATTTTCAGCTATATGCAAAAGGGAATCTGCATGGAGTGCATCTTCACATATCAGAATGGAACCCCTGAAAAATTTCGTATCGAAAAAGGAAAATGAGCTCCCTTCAGAAAAATATCTTTTTTCATCAAAAAGCCCGTAAGCCGGCAGGAAAACTTTCTTGTGAATACTGAGGATTTCACCCTGTTCAACATACGCAGCCGCATTATAGAAACATCCGGGCTGCTCTTCATATACAAAACCGAAAACAATTGAAATATAGTTGGAATACTCTTTTATCCGACGGATAATTTCTGAATTCAGATCCATGGCCACATCGCTCACTGCATCCCTCAAGTCATAGCCGGTCATTGAGAGTTCGGGGAAAATCACGACATTACAGCGTGCGGACACTGCTTCTTCAATTATCTGATAATGCTTTTCCGCATTCTTTTCAGGAGATGCAAGATAAGGCTTAAACTGGCTGATCATAAGTTTCAGCATATCATTCTTCCCTTCTATAAGTTCCGCTTTTACCGCCGCTTTTTTCAATTAATCTAATATCAGAAATTACCATATCTTTGTCAACAGCTTTACACATATCATATATAGTCAATGCAGCCATACTTACACCCGTCAAAGCTTCCATTTCAACACCGGTGCGCCCTGCAAGCTTTACTTTTACATCTATTCTGATTCGTGATTTATCCACTTCCGGAATAAACTCAACATCTACAGCGGTTATATTCAAAGGATGGCACATGGGTATCAGATCCCCGGTCTTTTTAACAGCCATAATAGCAGCTACTCTGGCCACTTCAAAAACTGCACCTTTTTCTACATTCCCGGATAAAATAAGCTCCAGTGTGGAGCCCTTCATATAAATATAACCGGATGCGTAAGCCTCCCTACGGGTAGTACTTTTGG
This window harbors:
- the murB gene encoding UDP-N-acetylmuramate dehydrogenase, whose product is MKLISENVFLKDYYFYRAGGTARYLACPETAQELSGILEWRRKKGVSYTLIGAGSNVLFSDDLFDGLVIVLAGLNRWIVRSRQRVICGAGVPLHCLIEFTALSGLAGLENLYGIPGSTGGSCLMNAGAFGSDISDNLEKVEVLDSEGRVLTLSRGEIEFGYRKSSLDGYIVLSAEFLLKYADPLSLKKKIDLTASKRDEKQPVESCSCGSVFKRPENNYAGTLIESCGLKGLRIGDAEVSEKHANFIVNKGNATSLDIYRLIKYVKDTVYNQKGILLEEEVKLINF
- a CDS encoding S-methyl-5'-thioinosine phosphorylase yields the protein MKIGIIGGSGLYSIEAFNYTGEEKIDTDYGEPSAAFKIYEYYGNRYYFLARHGAGHEFPPHLVNYRANISAFKKAGVDAILSFAAVGGISADLNPGDIVISDNAIDFTNGRNHTFATKGNIHHIDITEPFCPELRKAVKESCASSGLNFSDKGVYICTNGPRMETAAEIKAFKGMGADIVGMTLFPECSLAREAEICYVNISVVANDAAGISRNKLTADEVVETVKKSEDKLKRIILNLDINAVENRKCDCRNALENTRISKGK
- a CDS encoding amino acid ABC transporter permease, translating into MSSVSLILAILLGFFTAILRMTESFSGNFIARGYILIIRNTPLIIQLFFVYFVIAPPFGINAFYSGVIALSLFEGAYISEIIRGSILSVGKEQFESSMSLGMNFYQRMRYIILPQALRLAAPPLTSQMIALVKDSALVSTISIYDMTMQAQRLVSETYLVFEIWFTVAGIYLLINLMLSILVKFVNMKVYE
- the ppk1 gene encoding polyphosphate kinase 1; translated protein: MPDSQLFNNRELSWLSFNRRVILQARDENVPLIEKLKFLAISSSNLDEFFMVRVGGLIDHIAASYMEKDLSGLTSIQQLQEISEECHNLTIIQSEIYYDLKQQCAKERIYIEAEIEENFEWIESLFYEVIFPVISPITLGPANPFPFLANLRLCILVKIKQKGNVYDSLILVPELLERVYKLEKNGISYYYTVEQIIINFLSTIYKGYEIIDNFVFRITRNADLSLHDEEVEDLLILIEKYLDKRQKSNAVRLEVNKPLPQDLKNKFKTFFDINDSHIYELSHPLDLSFLFNISENNEKFYYPEFNPWLPREVKSKSLFDYLKTADLILYRPYHDFGLIGNFIRQAAEDHNVLSIKMTLYRANENSKIIESLAKAAKNGKHVCVIIELKARFDEERNVEWAKRLENAGCIVTYGFMDLKVHAKALLIVRKENGKIQRYVHMSTGNYNEKTARLYTDIDYLTTDKQIAEETVNLFNYLMGYSDVYKWKLTEGTEQKITTAPNSLREKLMELIDEEIKNARKGKKGHIIAKINSLYDKELTLKLYEASSAGVKIELIVRGICSLRPQVKGLSENISVKSIVGRFLEHPRVLYFLSSGSHKVFISTADWMVRNLDRRVELLTEIEDKGSKIFLQKLLQDNLNDRAKSWYMKDDRYFKIKQKEKTEYNYQEEYLIGINEILD
- a CDS encoding amino acid ABC transporter permease yields the protein MIRTGKIRFTLFDFFFLGLLFFLIAAFLWKVHSYLMYDWQWGEIFPHFFYIEKGSIHPGVFMQGIFYTIKLSVWSIIFATILGTVLGILRSSNKLFRNLISITFVEVHRNIPPIVLIFISYFFIGDQLFNLLHIDSIMRSMGENFRNFAEFIFAPLPIMSSFFSGVLALTVYEAAYISEIVKSGIMSVPKNQVESAYALGMNKYKVIRYVILPQAFRRILPPLASQFVSTIKDSAIVSVIAVPELTFQGLELMSATFLTMEIWIVITLLYFILTFTLSKIITFWETRYTF
- a CDS encoding trimeric intracellular cation channel family protein; the protein is MTVLYVFDLLGTFAFAVSGAIAAVRKKMDLYGILVLATVTAVGGGTIRDVLVGRVPPFIFRDITYFFVSITAGLLVFFFHRYVERRFKLLLIMDAIGLGTFTVIGISVGLKFDIGYFGAVFLGVMTATAGGMMRDVLQGEVPLVLQREIYASACIAGGLIFVCLDILNIVPDINVFISAAAVIAIRMISITKNWNLPKPKI
- a CDS encoding transporter substrate-binding domain-containing protein; translation: MFRRIFQSLIIFSMIFAISSPVFAESVREKLSNESTIEKVIQRGVLKVGFSTFVPWAMKAKDGEFIGFEIDVAKKLANDLGVKVEFIPTKWSGIIPALLTGKYDVIIGGMSITPKRNLKVNFTIPYEYSGMSIVASKINAKGMDEISDFNKEDMIIAARLGTTAEVAARKHLPKAKLKLFDSESQAVQEVLVGRAHAMVASAPLPHFQAVKYPDRLYVPIDENFTKEPIAFAVRKGDIDTLNVFNSWIRLNWDSGWLKERYKYWFETRKWEERIK